CCGGTGTGCCTCTCATAAACGGTATCATTCCTATTTTAACTCTTTTATTTTTGCAAACGTTAATTACATTTGGAAGTTTGAAATCTGATTTTATAAAAAGACTTGTGTGTGGAAGTCCTACCATCTTGATAGCGAAAGGCAGAATTTTGGAAGATGCACTGAGGAAGACACAGTATAACTTGAATGACCTTATGGAACAGCTGAGAATAAAAGGATTTTTCAACATTCATGACATAGAATACGCCATACTGGAGACTGATGGAGATATTTCTGTGATTCCGAAGTCTCAAAAAAGATATCTCACGCCTGCTGATTTGGGAATACCAACAAAGTATGAAGGAATTCCAGTAAGTGTAATTGTCGATGGCAAGATAAAAGAAGAGGCTTTGAAATATGCCAATTTAACATTGGAGCAGGTGCTCACAGAGATTAAAAAAAGAGGAATAGATAGCGTACAGGATGTTTTTTTTGCCTGCATTGATCCTGAGGGCAACTGGTTTGTTCAAAAAAAGGAGGGAAAAGGCAAGTGAAAGTATGGTCCACAGTGGTTTGCTTTTTCATCTTAATAGTTATGCTTACACTAATTTCGACACTGCTAATATTAGGTGCTGCTGATAAGATTGAAAATGACCTGTCTGACTTGTATGAAAATGTTGTTAAAAGCAACTACAATCTTGCAAAGTCAAACTACTTTGATATTGTGAAGAAGTGGAATGAATATAAAAAAAGCTGGGCTATGCTTATTGAGCATCAAGAAATAGATAAGATAGATGAAGAGCTCACAAAAATAAGGGAATATCTTTTAGAGCAAAACCGCG
The sequence above is drawn from the Caldicellulosiruptor bescii DSM 6725 genome and encodes:
- a CDS encoding YetF domain-containing protein, with product MVITIFFRTLILYVLVVLVMRLMGKRQMGELQPFELVITIMISELAAVPMQNTGVPLINGIIPILTLLFLQTLITFGSLKSDFIKRLVCGSPTILIAKGRILEDALRKTQYNLNDLMEQLRIKGFFNIHDIEYAILETDGDISVIPKSQKRYLTPADLGIPTKYEGIPVSVIVDGKIKEEALKYANLTLEQVLTEIKKRGIDSVQDVFFACIDPEGNWFVQKKEGKGK
- a CDS encoding DUF4363 family protein; amino-acid sequence: MKVWSTVVCFFILIVMLTLISTLLILGAADKIENDLSDLYENVVKSNYNLAKSNYFDIVKKWNEYKKSWAMLIEHQEIDKIDEELTKIREYLLEQNRVLLVSEIGLLKFYIRHVREMTLLRIENIF